Below is a window of Trichosurus vulpecula isolate mTriVul1 chromosome 4, mTriVul1.pri, whole genome shotgun sequence DNA.
AAGTTCAGGTGATAGGAATGGAATGTATAACCAACCAGAGTCAGCATGGAGTAGCTTGTTAAATTGAAGAGGCAAAGAAAGTAGCTTGTTGGGAGTAGAGGGGAGCTGAAGAGAAGTGAGATCAGTTAATGAAAAGCCTCGAACAGAAAGCACAATTTAGATTTGAGATAATGAGAAATAAGAGGCCATTTGAAAGTTCTCAAGCAGGGGGATGAATGGTCAACATTTTGTTTGAGgagatcatttttttttagtccaaccctctccttttattattattaataacagtaAATAATGATTACAGAAAGAATAATGTAAATAATAAGCCAAATgcattctttaattatttcagtGGAATAGTGAATATAGTGCTGAGTTAGGctaaggaaggcctgagtttaaattctgcttctgatgctCATTAGATCCTTGTAAATTACTCATAGTCCCTGAACCTCAGCTGAGATCATTTCTAGCAGCTGTGTAGGAAATGGGTTGAAGCAAGGAGATCAACTGGGGGTTCTTGACATAGGCTCAGACAGAGAGTAGAAGGAAGGGTCTGTAGAAGTTACCTCAACCATTTTGACAAACACAGTTGAGCAGTGTTAGAGAAGTAGCTTTTTAGCATCTGAGGACAGAAGTACACTTATGTTCTTGCCCTGTATTAACAGGTCTTGTCTGGATATTTCCATGGAATGACACAAACTTGAGTAGGAGGAAAAATAACCTGCAAACCAGCAACAGACCTCCTTcacacctcctgaaaaagacaaaaaacaagttGCAGGAGACTCCAGCAACTAATGGTGCCATCACACCTCAGGCAATGACTTGGCAGCTGTGGATTCAAATTGTGTCTGTGTTAAGAGATATTAAGAATGTGATATTTTCTGAAATGTGGGACATCTTTTCAGTGCGCTTCCTGATGTCTCTGGCTGTCATGCTGTACCACAGTAACTTTGTTCTGGCAATCGAGGAGCGCTTTGGGATGAAACCCAGGCTGACTGGGTATATTATCAGCTACAGTAGTGCCCTGGGAGTGTTGGCGGGTTTTGTTCTAGGACCAGTAATGAGACTCTATAAACACAACACCTATACCATTCTGTTACACTCGAGTACCTTCACCTGTGTGCTATTGCTGCTTTACTCCACAGCACTCAGCATATGGGTGGTCATTTTCTGCTCcacttttttatccttttctactgCTATAGGCAGGATCTGCATCACAGATCTTCAGCTAACTGTGGGCGGGACTCAGGCTAGCGGAACTCTTATAGGCCTGGGCCAATCCGTGACAGCTGTGGGTCGTATCATTGCCCCTCTCCTCTCAGGAGTCGTCCAAGAGTTCAGTCCCTGTGGTCCCCCAGGTTTAGGAGCAGCATTAGCTTTATTGGGTGTCCTCATAATGGTTTTAAACAAACCTCGTTACAGTAATGATCAAAATGTTAAGCTGAAAAGCCAATAGGACAATTTCCattaaaagagaagttaaatatgTGGTGAATGAGCCAGGGGCAAATGCAATAATTATTAAGGGCACTGTGACAGTATCTCATAGAAGAATAACACACCTTTAAAGAAAAAGGTGCTGTGAAAACAAGGGAAGAGGATCTGATTTCCACAGATACAGCTGCTCTAAAATCAGAAGCCAAAACAGGAATGTTGATACTCATGGTTCCGAGAAAGCATTCACCAGAAGGAAGATAGGTATGAGATGTGTACCTAAAAGTTTCATCTGCTGGTTATGCCAATGGGgttaacatttttaaaggaaataagatAGGAGCTGTTGAGCTTAGGAGCATGTTGGTAGAATGCATACAAGCAGGGTACTTGGAAGAATGGAAGTAGCTACTAGGACTTGCCcactaaatgaaaacaaaattgtactttcagaaaaacatttaaaattgggTGGATAGCAATGATGTCCTTATACCATTGGGGTATTTATGCAGGTTGTCCCTTCCATGTAGATTTTAAAGAACTTGACAACTTCCGTTAACCAATTTGTTATCTTTTAAATAGACTGACTTATCCTTATTTGAATTTggagattttcctaaaattctgtttacacTAAGTGGTATTTAGAATTTTATCAGCTCTTGCTGTTGAAATGTGAAGGGTTATATAGATTGTTTGATCCTGTCCCGTATGTGTTAGGTTTTATCTTTACCCTTACTGCCAGAGGTTTCCCTCAGGACTTGACTAAAAGGGCTGAAGGTCAGCCAAGGTGAATCTTACCTGAAATTCTGTATTCCTGTGTTGCAGCATAACTTGGGGAAGAGAATATCACCTCAAGTAAGTTAAGGAAACTATTAATAACAAAGTAGTGTCATCAAGTGAGATGTCCCATTTCACCTATGTTATTGAATGGTATAAAAGAACCTTAAGATTATTTTGAAAATCTGCTTGTTACACATGATCCCCTTGTGTGGGAAAATGACAACCTCTCCTAGCCCTAATGTCTGTATGGCAGATTTAAATTACACTTGTGTATGTACTACTTAGGAGCCCA
It encodes the following:
- the MFSD9 gene encoding major facilitator superfamily domain-containing protein 9, which produces MEDGGGCSRSRAPACGGPGAEEAGTSAQSCRRLSRLSHYLYLVGFLDFFGVSMVVPLLSVHIKSLGASPTTAGVVGSLYGVLQLFSSAVVGYWSDVVGRQYSLLVCILLSALGYFLLGISTSLLLVAIARIPVGIFKHTLSISRALLSDLVLDRERPLVLGKLNTASSVGFILGPMVGGYLTELEGGFYITSFICFSIFILNAGLVWIFPWNDTNLSRRKNNLQTSNRPPSHLLKKTKNKLQETPATNGAITPQAMTWQLWIQIVSVLRDIKNVIFSEMWDIFSVRFLMSLAVMLYHSNFVLAIEERFGMKPRLTGYIISYSSALGVLAGFVLGPVMRLYKHNTYTILLHSSTFTCVLLLLYSTALSIWVVIFCSTFLSFSTAIGRICITDLQLTVGGTQASGTLIGLGQSVTAVGRIIAPLLSGVVQEFSPCGPPGLGAALALLGVLIMVLNKPRYSNDQNVKLKSQ